The Apium graveolens cultivar Ventura chromosome 10, ASM990537v1, whole genome shotgun sequence nucleotide sequence GCTGCCAATCCATCTACAGCTAGATATTAAACCAATTTTCAAGAAATAGGGGTTTTGCTTGTTAAGCTGTGCATGATGTGTCTGATCAGCTTTTACCCTATTTAATAGATGTTTTGGATGTTCGAGTTTCTGGTTTAACTCTGACTCTGGTGATCGGATCAAAGAGAGATCTTTAGGCTAAGATACCTGAACCAGGTTGTAAACATGCAATATATACAAACCTAACTCAAAGACTATATTGATTTGTGTCATTACCCAACAGTCTAAATACCTTAGAAAAAGCTTTTTCCAGTTGCTAAATCCAGCTTGTAGTAGATTTTTCTCAGTAGCTTCTCTTTGATATTCATCCCGTCCGGTTAACAAAAATATAGTGATTCCCATCTCTTCAAGCTCCTTGTACAATCTTAAACTTGCTGGTAGGCTGGGGGCTTCAGCCGAGTCCACCCACTTATTGAAAGACTCTTCATCGAAGATTTCTGAGCTGCATCCAAGACATAAATCTCTTATTAATCCACATGTACAAGATTCAAGCATCAGCCTTGGAAATTTAACATGTACATGATCACAATTTATGAAATTTTCCCACTGATCGTTTACACCAGCAGACGATGGATGTAGGTCATATGTACATTGTTAATAGTCAAATTCATAGTTAAGATCCCCTTCATTACCAAAATATTAGCCACTTGAGAAATTAAAGTTGAAACATGGGAAGGAAATTCATGGGTAAAGTAAAGCCTTTATTGCGTTCAtcgataaaaaaataaaaataaaaaaataaattacaatTGAGACTTCATATGAAGTGGTAACACAGAGGAtatgaaatatattttttttgacaTCTACGAGAATTTAATTCGAACTATAAAAAAAGATGAGTGACTACTTCCATTCTTGTTTTATTTGGTGGAACATTCCAAATTTCACacaaatatattttattagtacTTAGTATGACAGTTATTATCATAAATTTTCTCCTACACAAAATGGTAAATTTTGTTTAATGTAGCAcattttttcaaataaaaatcACAAAGGACTATAACTAATAAAAAATACGACTTAATTTACAAAATAAAAGAGGTACAGGAAATAATTTAGTTTAACTAATAGGAACACCCGATCAGTTAAAAAGTTTCTGAAAAAAAGGTTGCTAATAGGCCCTCTGTGCTTCATTATCTAGTCCGCTTAAGATGCCGATCACTCTTGTCAATGCCGTAGTACACCaacataaaattcaggaagctGAATATTAAGAACTTAACTTAGTAGTGACAAATATCAATCAAGTAGGAAGTTTTAGTAATCAAAGATACACAAAGAATAGATACATATGCAAAACTTGATTACATAATAAAAACTCGACTATAAATTGAGTTCCCACGGTAACCATCTTATATATTTATAGCATAATCTTAACAAAAGTGTCAACTTATGCCAAGGTAATAAAACATACATACAATACATTTGTGCACAATATTAACCAATATCATGATTACAAGTATGTTATATGTTATTTTACAAACAATATAAATTACAAACTCATATATTGTCCCACAATGACAAGTGTGTAGGAGGACGCTTTCACGCACACTGGCAGACCAAACAATTTTTGGTGATTGGACAAACGATTCACTTAATACATGAATATTAGTCCTCCACAACAGTAATATGAAATTATAGCTTATATGCAGGAGCAGCCTAAGAGTACAAGGAATTAGCAAAAAAAACCTAAGAGTGCAAGGATCTCAATCTAATCTACTAGAGGAATCATATATGCACTAGAGACTCCAGATCTGTTCTAGCTTCCTCCTAAACTAGTATATATTTAATTTCTGAATTTCGATTACTTGAAGAAAATAGAGTACTAAACATATAAGTTGGGTACAAGGAAATTTTAGGATAAAAGAAAAAGGAGTAGCTCCTACTCACAAGATCTCATATTGGTCTGATTACCTtgattctaaaatttatttttatttttatttgctaATTACTTTACATAATTAATAGACTGAATGACTGATAGTAATTTCATGAAATGACAGGACACAACAGTAAACAAATGATCTTGCAGAAATCTTTACACTAACATGTAACCAAGGTACACTTAGTTTTCCGATCATTGTTCAGTTTGATTGAGTTTAACGACGCCTGCAACCACAATAacaatatatttaaaaaaaaatcgaaaaatCAAACCAAGCATTACGTGGTGTAAAATTGTATACATGGATAGCTACAAGCCTACAACACAATGGTGAATAAGAAGAAAAAAGGACAGCAGACTTTTACACATTCATTACTAAATTCGCACTGAATCATCCAACTCAAGTTCAATGGGGAGAACAACACATAGATTAGAGATTGCAATCTTATAGCATATTTCCAAATCACTACGTTCATTGAGGGACTTCATATCAGGATAAAACGAACTATTATACCACACTACATCTGGCTTTAGATTGCAGAGTTCAACTAGGCATTGAACCAACTGTGTTCAAGTGCATCACCCTATAGATGTGATCCGAAGACAACGGAAAAAATTAAATGTTTAAATTTCAAACATTAataatcaacatatatatgttaAGTTCCTAAACAGAACATTTTAGCAGACATCTTAATATGTGTCCCTGCATCAAACCCAAAACACTGAAAGAAAAACGCAAAAATCCTTTTCTAGATAGTCATTACTGGACTCCTACTCCATCACCCAACTCAAAATCAACAAGAATATCGGGAGAAAATAACACAAGTTCAAAGCGTGTATTAGTATAACTAAATGCAATTAAGAGTATGTAGGTATTTGCATTGTCAATTTTCCTCTTAAAATGGGGGTATTCATTACCCCTCAATTTAATCAAATGAATGCAAACACCCCAAATATTAAAAAAGACTTAAATCTTTAGTACCAATAACAATGTGCCTATACTAAAAGAGATACAAAACACAGATATACATACACACAAAACACATACTAATAAGAAACATTAGACACAATTTAGACTAAGATAACATAATTCAAGATCATCCAGTCAAATCCTTAATCATCTTAACTAAGCTTTGTTATGATCCCTAACTTCATTAATTTAATAAATGCAAAACAACCCTTCCCCAACCAACACAAAGTCCAAAACTTGAACAGTATTTACAATGTATATATATTAAATGAGATGTAATACACAAGCACAGATATGCAAAACAATGTATGTAAAAGTATTGAGTAGTCAATGACCGATCCAAATACATTAAGAGAAATAATAAGGAGCcagagagagggggggagaggagagagagagggagggggtgagagagagggagggagggagggagagagagagagagagagagagagagagagagagagagagatgactAACCCAAATCCATTAAGAGCATAATAAGGAACATTAGACAAAAGGGTCTCATCAATATCAAAAACCCAAGCATCTTTCCCACTCAACTCAACTCTCTTCAAAAACTCAATTGAATCATCAGCAACCACTTCTAAATCAGACATGTATCTCTCTCCTGTCGTATAATCCTTCACAAAATCTACACATTTCTTGGGAATGGTGCTCCAAGTTCCAGCATCATTGGTCTCAACACTGAATCTCCAGCTATCACAGTATAAAGTATCGTCAAAAATGTGACGGGGTTGCGTGAATTGTCGAATTATCGATTGGGAAATGATGGGAGAGATTAAAGTGAAGAGTACGAGGAGTATGAGGTGGGTTTGGTCGGAGGCCATGCCGGAATATCAAGAATCTCGGGTGCCTATATCTTGACCGCAATATATCTCATCCCCTTCAAAatctatttttcagaattttaaaataattaatactGTAACTTTTTTCTAACCTTTTGATCAAATTGACCGCCCAAAACCAGACTCAATAGTTTAGTAGTAATTTTTTTAAACTTGGGAACAACAACCCGTCAAAAAAAATTGTGGTCTTAAAAGAACCGGACAATGATCAAAaatacttttttttaaaaaaaattgtaacaaGAATAACATTTTTTCAAATGTATGGTCAAAAATATTCATCTGATACGTATTTGTAAAATGGATAAATCTAATACGAATTTAGGAAATGGGTATTAggtaaaaaaattaaaaaaaaaaagaaaaaaataatacACAAGACACGCATCAAAAGTCAAAGGGTGATACGCATTTCTGAAATGCGTATCTccattatatattttttttggctttttttaaaactttttttacACAAATTACCCGTTTGTTAATTGCGTATTTGTGATACCCAATTTAGAAATGGGTATTAGAGAGGTATTTTTggccaaaattttcaaaaaaaatattattgtcACAAACTTtaaaaaaagaaat carries:
- the LOC141692581 gene encoding acid phosphatase 1-like; amino-acid sequence: MASDQTHLILLVLFTLISPIISQSIIRQFTQPRHIFDDTLYCDSWRFSVETNDAGTWSTIPKKCVDFVKDYTTGERYMSDLEVVADDSIEFLKRVELSGKDAWVFDIDETLLSNVPYYALNGFGSEIFDEESFNKWVDSAEAPSLPASLRLYKELEEMGITIFLLTGRDEYQREATEKNLLQAGFSNWKKLFLRGPSDKGKPASVYKSEKRMELVDEGYVIHGCSGDQWSDLLGFAVATRSFKLPNPMYYIA